A segment of the Corylus avellana chromosome ca2, CavTom2PMs-1.0 genome:
TTACCCTAACAAATTTATATGCTTTTACATAGGCGAGGCACATCCTCatttaacaaggaaaatgaaaacaaatcctaattgtCCCACAAATCATAATcctaatgaaaaaggaaaaactcaatccttattaaaaatgaaaaccaaaacacacattgtagtgactcaaataattaattaggcttagAACATCTTAATTAGAGAGTTAATTGGACTTTAGGTCACTAGGGACACTTGGaggggcatttttgaaatttggggttTTCAGTGCTACAGTGGATGAACGCTCGCATGGGAGATCACACGAGCGCTCGCTGGCTATCGTACACGAGCGCTCGACCCTAAGTATTAGGAGTGCTCGATCATTTCctgatatttttcattttacccTTAGCTTCTCCCCTATACCCNNNNNNNNNNNNNNNNNNNNGGGCATTCGAGTTTTTCATCCTTTCCCGGTCTATTTTGTGAGTGTTGTAAGGTTTTGTGTGTTTTGGTGGAGAAGGAGGAGTCTTCTTGGAGGAACTTGCTAGACGTAATATCTACCTTTTCTTTCAATGGGGTTTTGGTAGGTTGTTAGCTTACTTATTGCTATAGTAACTTAGTGCTAACACCTAGGAGTTGTAAGCTATGAACTTGTTTAGTCATTTTTTTCCATTAGACATAATCGTGTTATTTGAAGGCATCATGTTGGTTAGAGGTGTTAGAAATCCTTTTGTAACCTCAGGACTAGTTGAAGGAAGGCCCAGAAAGCatttgaaccaaatgaggttttaCCTTAACCTCACTGGCTGAACGCTCGTCCCTAGGGGTCGAGCGCTAGACCAGAGTCGTTCAGGGAAAGGTCCTTTTGGTTGAGCACCCAACGACCCCTGTTTTATGTTCTAAGTTTGTCTTGGCTCGAGTTTAGAggtaatgataggtcttttctcagtattcgaagTTATGGAGCCTCAAAGGGATTTTATGGAGAAGACTTACGActcgggtgagtacaaactcacatagatacttgttgttacttttcccgcattgcatgattatttaatatatatcaaacatgtatattttgtaactctcatgaaatacatttttaaaccACTGTAAACTGTCTTTTACGAAAACGTATGttaattaataagataatgatgaagcttgtaaaactatgcatgtaaaagacggataagattaattgtatcttatgacatagtacaccggtacgtgtgaGATAACGGCTATGtcttactatacaagttaactttatggtcaagtATATGTGTGTGTGGGCCTTGAATTCAATGGTTTTCGTGACTGGCGCAGCCAATGCCAAAATGGTTGGTTATTACAAGACGTACATcactagtagcgtgggccacccgaggtcggacttggtcgggctgctagtggtggatgatagcgtacaatggtcggggcaccggcattgtattacaggttcctCGGGACAGCACCAAttctgctgagaatgggtaatatctcgggtaaaccataCTGTTAAACTATAACATAATTCTCATATTACAGCATATacattatatctatattgcatacatgataaactgtcacctCATAATTCTACATGTACTTTATAAATAACTGAGTTCACCACTTAATAACGGATAattcatgtgcatttatactcactaagtcgtcggatttactcttgtattattattatttatttttttttttgcatatgtACAACTACGCtattatagatagtttagcagataATAGATACTACAAAGCACCCGGTTATCTTGGATAATTCGATCCAGAAAATGTttgaggacttattgcgagCTTAGGCGGGTACTTATGGTAACTAATACTTTTAAGTTGCTGTATACTTAAGAGCtttgatgcatgcttgcatGTCAAGATATATCATAGATCCCTTATACGatgatatatatagtatttcAGCTACTGTGATGATCCTTGGTAAATGCtctagttgtaatgattaatgtttatagaatcttaatGTTTCTATtgcttagtatcctctcttttgagGAGTAGGAATCCATGAATCTTGTTCCGTGAGAAATAAGATTGGAAGACAAACCgtggagttaattaccagttaattaatttatgaggcgttacacacatgcataattaaaataacagttttgtcaattttcttcTACATCAGCTCTCCTAATTGGAAAGAACACGTCCTCAAGTTCAAATCATCTTTTTCTCAATCTTTCGGATGTCTAATTAATTCCTTTCATCCCATACTTCTCAACATCAAAGCAAGTTGATACCGGAAGAGAAACAATTTTCAAGCCTTCATAACATGACTTTGAGTATTATATTTGAAGTTACTCGCACCAACTTGAGATAAAATATTCTAAACAAGATCTTGATTGATTGTCATAAATTCACTCTCCATAAAAATTTCCCGAAAACGATGAATTCTTTCCTGTCcgcaaaaattcaaaaatttccTCTAACATGCCAAAACCAAtgtcaagattttgtttttgacttgGACCCAGAGTCCTATTCCTACTAGGAAAAGGGCTGTTGACCAGATTCTTCTAGAAGTCTTGATTGGACTCAGATTGTGACTCCTTATCCAATTCAACTTGGAGTAGGGTTCTAATCCGGATTGCATGGGATGAGACCTAGTCCCAAAGATTCAGGGGTTGAGACCCGGTTGAACCCTTTCTGTGAATCGGGGAATGTGGATTCCCAGTACCTTCAACGATGAGACTGATACCTGATTCCCGAGACATTCCCGTCCCGAGCCTTTAACTAGTGAAGATAGACTACTTAAAGGCATTGAGTCCTAGGAAGCGTCATTTCCAGGACTTACTCTGATGAACTACTTGCCATATCTTCCTTGGACTAGCCTTGCTTGGGCTTCTATCTTCCGGGGTAGGCCCATCCCCAAGAGTCTTATTTCCATGGTTTGGAGTCTGCAGTCTTCTATGGGCCGGTTCTGGCCTTGAGGCCCATAGTTCTTTTGATGGGTAGGTTCAAGTGGGATTATTCCCAACAAATTTGAGTAccatggaagaaaaggaaaggtaCAACCGAAGCCTTTATCGGAATTAAAACTTGACTTAAATCAGAACCATtgaaaaaaactacaacatatatattataatgtttttttagagcacttaagccaaatcctttcaagaattgaaattaaatgaaattgttTGCTGCTAGCTAACAAGCTCTTGAGTAAATTGATGTTAAACTTAACAGCAGCTCAAACAcccatgtgtaactaatttgtTAAAGTAGTTTATTCAGTTAGTTAGTTAAACAAGTTAGTTCAATTAGTTTGCTTGTAACTGTTTTCCTAGTAGAAAacagagcatatatatatagtaattgtgATTTTTGAGGTTAATGAGAATGATTTCAGAAATTCTTCCatatttcatcttcttcatttaaaatttgataaaactttCCGGAAAAATATATGTTGGGACCAATTTGTCGACCTGTGAATGCAAAgcaagcctttttttttttttttttttttttgaattgggatTCCAttgctaagggtttaaaaaggcCCTTTTTCTGAGAGTACAGTTTGCTGAATACAAAGAGGGAAGTCATCCCGCCATATATAGTCTTCAGTAACTGTTAGCCCCTGTTTAGCAAGCAAATGGGCTGCGTTATTTGCCAGACGCTTAGTATGTCTCACGTGCCATTCCTGGAGGGTGTTGAAATAAGCCTTTGCATCATTTACCAGGGAACCAAATCTGTTCCAACAACAATCAGTCCCCTGTAAAGCTGTAACCACTTCGAGTGAGTCTCCTTCAATGATAACTTTTGAGAACCCCATGTGCTTGCAGACTTCCGTAGTTTTCCAAGCAGCTATGGCTTCAGCAATTGCTGGATCAGTGACAAGCGGTCGCGATGCACATAATGCTGCCAAGACAGTGCCGGTGTGGTCACGTGCAATAATTCCAATTCCCATTTTCTGCCTCGTGGCGTCGATGGCAGCATCCCAATTTAGCTTCACGAAACCTTCTCGGGGCTTAGTCCATGTCGTGACTTCTGGGGCTTTCCGCATTGGCCGCTCCATATTCCTTCCCCTCTCCGCCTTGTGATAATTTTCAAGCTGGGATACGGCTGATTCTAGTATATCAGTGGGTGATGTAAATTCTCCATCGAAGACTACTCTGTTTCTCCTCAGCCACAGTCCTCTTGCCATCGTGGCCACCAATTGCAGCTCCCCTTCATCCAGTTTCCCAGCCAGAAACGTGAAGATGCTAGCAAAAGACATCTCCATGTTAGTGCATTTTTGGATTTTCCTGTTACAAGCAGCCCAGGTGTCTCTCGCCGACTCGCAATTCCATAATATGTGCTCCACTGATTCCTCCTCCAACCTGCATATAGGGCATAAAGGGTCCTCCACGACCCCTTTTTTCTGGAGGTTAAGCTTTGTAGGGAGAATATTGTTGCAGGCTTTCCAAAGAAAGACCCTTACAACGGCTGGCACCTTTACATGCCAAACCTCCTTCCAGAAATTTTTGCAACTAGCCGAGTCGGAGCTACTGCCTTTTCTCTCCTCCCAATGAGTTTGAGCCATGTGGTAAGCACTTCGGACTGTGAAAAGCCCATTTTTTGTCCCCAACCATACTAGTGTATCCGGCTGCCTTAGTGGACAGACTGGTATATTACCAATGAGGGTAGCCTCTTCTTCACTAAATAGCTCTTTGATCAGTGGGACTTTCCACCAGTTTGtgtcttcatcaattaatgTGCTAACCTTGGAGTTCACATCGAGGCTTCGGTTAGGAGTTTGGATGCAGTAAGATGATGGGCAGGGAATCCAGCGATCCCCCCAAATACTAATTGATTTCCCATTTCCCACTCGCCAGATCAGGCCTTCATTGAGAAGCTTCTTTGCTTGCCAGATACTGCGCCAAGCATAAGAGGGATTGCGACCCAAATTGGAGTTAAGGAAAGAGTCTTGTGGATAGTATTTTTGCTGGAATACTCTTGCCATCAAGGATTCAGGGAATTTTAACAGCCTCCATCCCTGTTTCGCTAAAAGGGCTTGATTGAAACTTTCCAAATCACGATATCCCATTCCACCTTTATCTTTTGCTCTACCCAATCTTGCAAAGCAAGCCTTTTGGTTTCTGGTGTGATACTCTCAAGGCTCTATTATGCACATTTTTtatgtcattaattaattagaaagctACTCCAATGCGAATAGACTAATACTTCAATAGAGAAATTGCAATAATGgatataaatataacataaaatatttcaattattgCGAAATCAATACAATAGCTTATGTTTGGCCGGCACATGTAATAATCCAAGACCTTGTACAGTCAGGAAAACtataaattaacattaattaatcaaatcGGCAAAATGAAACAGAGATATATCGATCGAATAATTCGACGGCTGATTCCTTATTCCTTGGACTATGATTTTCTTGACGGCAGCGACTGCGTCGGCATGCATGGAAAATGCTGAATATTTAGCACCCCACGTAAATGGCTAGCTGGGTAACAACCTGGCCTTTTGACATAAATTATAATCATCCGCcgctaaataaattttttcaacaaatttatttGTGATCATAACAATGGAGCATCATGATACAAAGTTCCCGTCACCTTTGTCTTTTCCGTTGCTTTTTGTCCACTACTCATCATGAGCAAGGCAAATATCAAAGCTAGGCTCCTTAATTGTTGGTTTGGTTTAATCCAAGAGAATAACCCATTCAAAGAGAGTTGCCATGCCAGCTATTGGCGGCAAAAGAGCATGTttagaattgtgtttgaaaaatagagtttttaagtttataagcgtttttttggcaaaagcttaaaaataaagcttttgtcaaaaagtgcgttttgattatttttaggtatttttaaacccttaaaatgcTTTCAatgttttttaccaaacatgtatttttttctttaaactgactttttgaatgttaaatgcatttttaggcccctcaaataCATACCCAAACAACCCTAAGAGTGCATTTTCTATTGCGATTTTGCCGGTTATTTTGAATAAGACTGACCCAACATGTCCAATATTCAACTAATCACGGAAAGTAAATTATGGAGACGATGTTGAAACTTATAACCTTTATCTCATACCATgttaaaaatcatcatttgtatgatcaaaagcttaaactcatgataaaaattatgaatttaattatttaattaatatattgtaACATTCTTTAGGGATAAAAACACCCTCAAGAATCACttgataatataaaaaaatgacgcCTTTTTCAAAGGATATTCAAGAAACTTGCAAATTGTGGAAAAGTCGTACGTACTGGTAGAAACTTCAACTCCCATTGTTTAGTCGTGAGTTCACACCGTGAAGACGACCAGGCTCTAAATTCAGGAACAGGATTGCTTTGATATTGGACGGGGAAGTCCAAAGAGAAAAAGCTTTCATGTGATTCCCAAAAAGCACACACACGTCACACGTGACTATTTCTAACCCTGCACGTGATATTAGTTGGAAATATCAATGCAATTTGTAGCATGTCATGCGAATTGGAAAGCACCCAAAAGCAATCGTCCACAGACGATGAACgatgtatatataaaagataaatccaaaaaagaaattactaaataaaaaaaaaagcaataaaaaaatatcaatcaCATAAGAGACACCAGCTAGCGTACGTGATTTGGCAAATAAATGTTGctatatatatccttttatcTTACTccctaagaaagaaaacaataaataaaataaaatcttttggaAACCCTTTGATTTTCCTTCATTTGCATATAAATATCCCTCGGGTCTCGGATATAAAAgctctatctctttctctctctcgctctttCTTTCCTCCTTGACTTCTGGGATTGTTATAGACATGTCTGATGATGTGGTAGAAGCCATCAGTGAAGTAAATGGAGAAGTTTCTCAAGAGCTCCAAGAGAAGAAACTTTCGTGGAAAAAGCTGCCTCGATATGACTCTTTGGACATCGAGTCCCGCCACTTTCCTGGTTCTCAAAACGGCCATGCCTCAAAGGTCTGCCACAGCAAGCTCTTCCCCACAAATTCTCTTCCTACATGAAAGcatagttaatattataattgattttccattattattattattattattattatttagtacTGGCCGGACTCATTAATTGTTGATCAAACTGTTTGGCACAAGTAGCAATGTTTCTTTCTTGCATGGCAAGGGAGTAATAGCTagatacatgtatatatattgtagattatttaattgttgtttgaaatttaattaatttaatttatattaatttatattttttattttttagggtgtAAAATGGTCAGTGATCTTGCAGCTAGCATTCCAAAGTATTGGAGTGGTGTATGGGGACATTGGTACCTCACCACTGTACGTATATTCCAGCACTTTCCCCAATGGTATCAACCACAAAGACGACATCCTGGGTGTACTTTCTTTGATCTTCTATACCCTCACGTTAATTCCTCTCCTCAAGTATATCTTGATTGTCTTGCGGGCCAATGATAATGGCGAGGGTATGATTCTTAATTTACTACTTTCAaatctttctattttatatttcataaaaaataaaaaaaaaataaaaaaaaaaaaattcagaaaatgtttttcccatttttctaTGCATGTTTGGTGTAGGCAGAAAATACAAGTGATCagtgaaaattgattttcaagTCAACAgcaaatttaacattaatattATGACTTACAATATCTCTAAAGAGGCCTAAACCATTTTCTAGAACTAATAAAATCCCTCTTGCCTTGTTGTAATTAACCTCTTCCCCCCTTCAAACTCCAAACAATTGCTTTGTTTTCTTGAGATTTTGCTGGCTTGTAAGCCTTGACTTTGTTGCCTTGTCTCCTTGCTTTTTGGCGAGGCAAGCGGCTGATGTTTGATcttgttttgattatttaatCTATTaccatttatcaaaaaaaaataaaataataataataataattttatatgtaaGAAAAAGGATATTTGAAATGAGGGTGAATGATTAAGAGAAGATTCAAACTTAGGACAATTAGCAgtagttatcccaaaagctatTTAATTAAGGTGATAGaattaatcaaatatttcaaCAACCTTAACATAAATGGAATGGATTTCAGGAGGAACTTTTGCCATATACTCTCTCATATGCCGGTATGCGAATGTGAGTTTGATCCCTAATCAACAGGCTGAGGACTGTGACGTGTCAAATTACAAGCTGGAGGTTCAAAACAATCGTTTGCGGAGGGCAACGTGGCTCAAGTCAAAGCTAGAGAAGAGCAAGTTTGCCAAGGTTCTCCTATTGTTAGTCTCAATGCTTGGAACTTCGATGGTGATTGGAGATGGTGTTCTTACACCTTGCATTTCAGGTTAATTTACACATTAATTCACCTttcatttcttcttcatttcatgTTAATTAATTCCTTCTATCTCTTTATTTGAATCTTAAATACAATTACATTTCTTCTCTCTTCCAATGTTTGTGATGGCAGTTCTATCAGCTGTTGGAGGGATCAAGGAAAAAGCCCCATCAGCGATGACAGAAGGTACCCCCCCTCcattcatgcatgcatgcgGGACATTATGATACACTcctagctagctatatatataaaactaaaactaaaacaaaagacaacaacgaaaacaaaaacaaaaattatagaacTTATACCAATtgtcatacatatatatttaaatacatAAATTATGTGCATGCATCTTAATCTTACGTTTACTAAAGTGGCGGAATCACCCTTTGGCTTGGGGGCTGGTCgcctcaatatatatatatatatatataaaaattaactttttccttccaaaaaattttttattttattttttaattttgttctccAAACTAAACGTTCTAATCCGCCCCTAGTTTACTAtacattaaatatattttaactgGCCACTAGGAGCGTACAAGAGATTAAGGTTAGAATAAATTAATGGGAATTAATCTGCAGTGAATTCAATTCAAAATCTTGCATGTGGAGATTGAACAATATAAATTTGTTTATACAGACAGGATTGTTTGGATATCAGCAGCTATATTGGTGCTCCTGTTCATGGCTCAGAGATTTGGAACTGACAAAGTAGGATACAGTTTTGCCCCAATAATTTGCATTTGGTTTGCACTCATTGGTGGCATTGGCCTTTacaatttcatcaaatttgACCCAAATGTTTATAAAGCCATAAACCCAAAGTACATCGTAGATTACTTTCGGAGGAACAAAAAAAACGCTTGGATTTCCCTTGGTGGTGTTGTCCTCGCCATAACAGGTTGCGGccatttcttcctcttttctctttttctctttttctcacttCTTCCCCATAATAACctgtaaaaatatatttatgcaCGCAGGGACTGAGGCATTATTTGCTGATCTTGGCCACTTCACGGTTCGGTCAATCCAGATAAGCATGTGCTGTGTGGCTTATCCGGCTCTCTTATTGGCCTACACTGGACAAGCTTCCTTCCTTCGCAACAACATGGATCTTGTCTCAGATACATTTTTCAAGTCCACGCCAGGTTACTAATACATATCATCTATTTCTTTCTATATATTAatcgtttaatttatattctaacactctcctTAATATGTGATGCCaaatacgtaaaatatttaattaatatggaAGTGAATGACAGAGATAGGGTACTTTCAGACTCATGACATTGGTCCCATACCATGTCAGACCACTAGTACTTATCCCAAAATCTTGAGCTTATAcaaaatagttaatttattaatttaatttatatactaAGACTCCTTCTCGTGTAAGCTTAAACTCTTCGTTAATAAATGAGGTCCAatatgtagaatatttaattaaaatgaggcGTTGAATTGATAGAGATCGATTGATAAGGTTCAAAGTTAAAATCTTTGCTATGATATCATGTCAAATCATAACTTATAATGCACTTGTTTAAGCGGTTATCTATGATGCATGCAGGATCTTTATTTTGGCCAATGTTTGTGGTGGCCGTATTGGCATCAATCATAGCAAGTCAAGCCATGATTTCAGGGACTTTCTCAGTAATCCAACAATCCCTCTCACTGGGGTGTTTCCCTCGGGTGAAAGTAGTGCATACATCCGCTAAGTATGAAGGACAAGTTTATGTACCCGAAGTCAATTACCTTCTTATGCTGGCTTGTGTTGCAGTCACTTTGAGTTTTAGGACAACTACTAAGATCGGCAATGCATATGGTAATCtataatttaaatatgaatTATGCATACACAAGTTTTGTTTAATCTAAAAAAATGCATGAATTATTATTAAGAGCTTTCTTTCCTTTCAATTCCCTTGTGTTTCCAGAGATTCAAATGCagcatataaaaaatatatcttGGAAACTAATAATGAGTTGTTTATTGCATACAGGGATAGCTGTGGTTTTTGTAATGACTCTCACGTCAACCTTCCTAGTATTAGTGATGATAATGATATGGAAATCCCACATACTTCTCATTATTTCCTACATTCTCATCATCGGCAGTGTAGAGCTTCTCTATCTAAGTTCAACCCTCTACAAATTTAACCAAGGAGGATATCTTCCCCTAGCCTTTGCAGCAATCCTAATGGCTGTCATGTTTGTTTGGAACTATGTGTTTCAGAGAAAGTACTATTATGAGCTTGACCACAAGATCTCTCCAGATAAGCTCAAAGAGATAACAGCTGACACAAGCATTTGTCGAATACCTGGGCTAGCCATGTTCTACTCCGAGCTTGTTCAAGGCATCCCACCAATCTTCAAGCACTATGTGGAAAATGTGCCTGCATTGCACTCAGTCCTAGTGTTTGTCTCCATTAAATCACTCCCCATAAGCAAGGTTCCGGTGGAAGAGCGTTTCCTTTTCCGTCAAGTAGAGCCTAAAGAGCTTAATGTGTTTCGTTGTGTTGTGAGATATGGATACACAGATGTGCATAACGAGCAAGAGTCGTTTGAGAAGATATTGATTGAAAGGCTCAAGAACTTCGTTAGAGatgattttctgtttttccagaGAATGTTGGATAACAATGGTGAGAAGGATAGAGAAATAGTTGATGATGGATTGGTAAATGGCCAGGAGAATGAAAATGAGGCTGTGCAAAATAAGCAAGAAGAGGCAGTTGAGAGAGAAATTGAGGCTGTGGATAAGGCATGGCACGCAGGTATTGTTCACTTATTTGGTGAGACTGAGGTGGTCGCTAGCAAAGAATCTGGTATAGGCAAAAGAATTGTTATAGATTATGCTTACAATTTCTTGAAGAGAAATTTGAGACAGAGTGACGAAGTGTTTGATATTCCACACAAGCGTTTGTTGAAAGTGGGGATGACTTATGAGCTCTAAAGCATAAAATGAACGTGGGTATGGCATTGATGAATATAGTGGAGTCAGAAAATTGTTATATTAGGGCCGTCAAGATCTCAAGAAGAACATGAACTAAGGGTGTCCTGTGTAGAAACGATCATTAGAAACAAAAAGTGTGTAAAAAAGAACggtcctgttttttttttttttttcttagcatGTTTTGCATGTGTGTCTTTATTGTATCAACATTAGTATttgacaatttaaaaaatgttagtGTTTGATGTGTAGATTCAAAGATgcttatatagttatataatGTCTTTGTCACTGTGTATTATTGTGTATGTACAACATCTaagtgaccttttttttttagcatggCTCATTGTGTTTGTTTTAAGATTTGTGTGGGAGAAAAAGAGTAAAGCCAATGAAAGCCTAGTAGCCTACCCTTTGCAACGTATCAGTCATAGtctcataaaataataataataataataaccaatATAGATTATAATTCGGGAGAACTGTCATACATTTTCATTGCTTTTTAATGTGTCAGTCATCTCAGGCCAAATGGCCACCGCCAACAGtcttggggtggtttcggccactccCATTTTGCAAGTTAGGAGTGATTCAGCCACCTTCAAACCAATTAGGAGTGGCTTGAGCCAccttctttcaatttttattttattttatttattttttttaatgtttctaataattttagttttaatttttaatttttaattaggtatatggacacgtgttaGATTTTTTAGTGTGCTTACTTGGATTATGCTTACAATTTCTTAAAGAGAAATTTGAGACAGAGTGACAAAGTGTTTTATTTTCCTCGCAAACATATGCTGAAAGTGGGGATGATGTATGAGCTCTAAAGCATAAAGTGAAGGTGTTCGGGTATGGCGCTGATGAAGATGGTGGagccaaaaaattattattgtaaGGCCGTCAAGATCTCAAGAAGAACATGAACTAAAGGGCATCCAATGTAGAAATGATCATTTGAAACAAAAAGTGTGTACAAAAAGAACGGTCCTATTTATGCTTGTATTTTCTATGtttgtcttttccttttttttttagcttcttgtGCGCGTGTCGTTATTGTATCAACATTACTATTtgacaacttaaaaaaaaatgttagtgtTTGATGTGTAGCACAGAGATTCAAATATGCTTATATAGTTCTATAATGTCTTTGTCACTGTGTGCatgttattgttattttgtatgtaCTAAGtgaccttttaattttaattttttaatatatatatatttttttaagcgtGTCTCATTGTGTTTGTTTGTAGATTTGTGTGGGAGAAAGAGAGTAAAGCCAATGGAAGAGCCTTAGGGGTGGTTTCAGTCACCTCCATTTACAagttgggggtggttcggccaactCCAAACCAACCATGGAGccacctttcaattttttaatttattttttaaatgttttattttttatttttaattaggtatatgaacatgtgttgattttttaaaaGTGCTGGGGTAaatttctgtcaatttttttttttttttttttacaaaagttAGACGGATTATCATCTCCATTTTTAGCTATATAATATCGAGGTATCATGTGTGATGCAAAATAAAATCgaggaggaaaaaataa
Coding sequences within it:
- the LOC132171739 gene encoding potassium transporter 5-like, with the translated sequence MSDDVVEAISEVNGEVSQELQEKKLSWKKLPRYDSLDIESRHFPGSQNGHASKGVKWSVILQLAFQSIGVVYGDIGTSPLYVYSSTFPNGINHKDDILGVLSLIFYTLTLIPLLKYILIVLRANDNGEGGTFAIYSLICRYANVSLIPNQQAEDCDVSNYKLEVQNNRLRRATWLKSKLEKSKFAKVLLLLVSMLGTSMVIGDGVLTPCISVLSAVGGIKEKAPSAMTEDRIVWISAAILVLLFMAQRFGTDKVGYSFAPIICIWFALIGGIGLYNFIKFDPNVYKAINPKYIVDYFRRNKKNAWISLGGVVLAITGTEALFADLGHFTVRSIQISMCCVAYPALLLAYTGQASFLRNNMDLVSDTFFKSTPGSLFWPMFVVAVLASIIASQAMISGTFSVIQQSLSLGCFPRVKVVHTSAKYEGQVYVPEVNYLLMLACVAVTLSFRTTTKIGNAYGIAVVFVMTLTSTFLVLVMIMIWKSHILLIISYILIIGSVELLYLSSTLYKFNQGGYLPLAFAAILMAVMFVWNYVFQRKYYYELDHKISPDKLKEITADTSICRIPGLAMFYSELVQGIPPIFKHYVENVPALHSVLVFVSIKSLPISKVPVEERFLFRQVEPKELNVFRCVVRYGYTDVHNEQESFEKILIERLKNFVRDDFLFFQRMLDNNGEKDREIVDDGLVNGQENENEAVQNKQEEAVEREIEAVDKAWHAGIVHLFGETEVVASKESGIGKRIVIDYAYNFLKRNLRQSDEVFDIPHKRLLKVGMTYEL